The window AGTCCCGCCATGAACGGTTCACGCAAGCCGCTATCGGCACTTTCGTGGCACATGTCGCCAGCGAAGGCCACCACCGGGCAGCTCTCACCGGGATTGTCGCGGCTGTGGGTGGACAAGTAAGGATCGATCAATGCCTTGCGTGCATCTGCTTTATCTTCACCTGTGGCAGCCCGTTCCCGCCAGCGCTCGCCCACCTGCTTGAACGCCCGCTCGCTGGCCTCCCTGGCCAGTGCTTCCTTGGACTCGAAATGACCATAGAAGCCGCCATGGGTCAGGCCGGCCGCAGCCATCACATCGACGACGCTGATGCCGTGCAGGCCGCGCTCTCGGAACAGCCGTGTGGCGGCGTCGACGATGATTTCGCGGTTGAGGTCGGCTTGCTTGCGGGAAACTCGGGGCATTGGCGGCTCACAGGTATCAAAGTTGAAAATCAGAGGGCGTACTGGGCAATGCCATTGCCGAACGACCAATTCTCTTTCTTCACTTCCACCAGATTAATGAAAACATCCTCCGGACGCACTGCCAGTTGCTCATTAAGGCCATCGACGATGGTTTTGTAGAGCAGTTTCTTCTTCTCCAGGGTCCGGCCTTCGCTCAGGGTGATCTGGATGATCACCAGGTTGTCGGTGCGCTGGATGCCCAGGTACTGCGGGTCAAAGATGAAATGCTGCTCATCGTGCTCGTTGAGAATCTGGAAATTATCGTTTTCCGGCACATCAATGGCGCTGCGCAGGGCGGCGTAGATCAACTGCCCGACGCGTTTGGCGTAGGTGGGGTCCTGCTGTTTCTTGAGATCGACGCGAACCAGTGGCATGTGAAGACTCCAGAAGGGTGTGGGTGTATTCAAAATACATGACGGGAAACCTTTATCAAGCATCAATTACGGTTTGGCGATGAAACGCAGGGGTGATATTGCGAATCAACCTGTAGGAGCCGAGCTTGCTCGCGATAGCGGAATCACATTCAACATTGATGTCAGCAAATACATCGCCATCGCGAGCAAGCTCGGCTCCTACAAGGGATTGTGTCGATCAATCCCCTCAACTTGGCACCACCGTTCCTCACCTAAGTCTTTGCTTCTGTTCACTAATACTCCAGAATCGCGCCCCTGTTTCGGCCAGGGCGCTGCCTGTCGGGTACTCCGACGTGTTCTGGCCGGGTGGCAAGTGACCGGAATGTGGAGATCCCACCGGATGAATGATCAGGCCAATAGCGTTAACGAACGCTATGTAGACGCGACACCAGCGACCCTTTCGAGCTGGAATCGCCAAGACACCACCTGGATGCTGGGCCTGTTTGGCACGGCGATTGGTGCGGGCACCCTGTTTTTGCCGATCAACGCGGGTCTGGGCGGTTTCTGGCCGCTGCTGATCCTGGCATTGCTGGCATTCCCGATGACCTTCTACGCACACCGCGGCCTGACCCGCTTCGTGTTGTCCGGCCGTGAAGGCGCGGACATCACCGAAGTGGTGGAAGAGCATTTCGGCATCAGGGCCGGCGCGCTGATCACCTTGCTGTACTTCTTTGCGATCTTCCCGATCCTGCTGATCTACAGCGTGGCGCTGACCAACACTGTCGGCAGCTTCCTCGAACATCAACTGCACATCATGCCGCCACCGCGCGCCGTGCTGTCGCTGGTGCTGATTCTCGGCCTGCTGGCCGTGGTGCGTTGCGGTGAGCAACTGATCGTCAAGGCCATGAGCCTGATGGTGTATCCGTTTATTGTCGCGCTGCTGTTCCTGGCGGTGTTTCTGATTCCGCACTGGAACGGCGGCATCCTGACCACCGCCACCACGCTGCCTGAGCCGTCGGCGTTGCTGCATACCCTGTGGCTGGCGATTCCGGTGATGGTGTTCTCGTTCAACCACTCGCCGATCATCTCGGCATTTGCGGTGGACCAGAAGCGTCGTTATGGCGAACACGCCGAACAGCGCAGCTCGCAGATCCTGTCCCGCGCCCACGCCTTGATGGTGGTGATGGTGTTGTTCTTCGTCTTCAGTTGCGTGCTGACCCTGTCGCCGGCGCAACTGGCTGAAGCGAAAGCGCAGAACCTGTCGATCCTGTCGTACCTGGCCAACCACTTCAGCAACCCGACCATCGCCTTCGCGGCGCCGTTGATTGCCTTCGTGGCCATTTCCAAGTCGTTCCTGGGACACTACATCGGTGCCAGCGAAGGTCTCAAGGGGCTGATCGTCAAGAGCGGCAAGCGTCCGTCGGCCAAAACCCTGGACCGTATCGTGGCGGCGTTCATGCTGGTGGTGTGCTGGATCGTCGCCACGCTGAACCCGAGCATCCTGCGCATGATCGAAGCCTTCGGTGGCCCGGTGATCGCAGCGATCCTGTTCCTGATGCCGATGTACGCGATCCGCAAGGTGCCGGCCATGGCCCGTTATCGTGGTCAGGCGTCGAACGTGTTTGTGGTGGCGGTTGGTTTGGTGGCGATTTCGGCGTTGATCTATTCGCTGAGTGCCTGAGTAGGGAGGTTTCAGAAACGCTGAAACCCTGTGGGAGCGGGCTTGCTCGCGAAGGCGTCGTGTCAGGCGGAACCAATGGCGACTGACATGACGCCTTCGCGAGCAAGCCCGCTCCCACATTTGATCCGAATCAGGCATTTAATAATGTTCAGGGCATAAAAAAACGCCGCTCATCTCACGATGGGCGGCGTTTTTTATTGCTGTGTAACGTTAGGCTTGAACGACCGGGATATTGGCGTTCGCTGCAGCTTCACGGAACTCGGCGATCTGGTCGAAGGACAGATAGCGGTAAACATCGGCCGCCATGCTGTCGATCTTGCCAGCGTATTCCATGTATTCCTCAACGGTCGGCAGGCGACCCATGATGGAAGCCACGGACGCCAGCTCAGCCGAAGCCAGGTAGACGTTTGCGCCGTCACCCAGACGGTTCGGGAAGTTACGGGTCGAAGTCGACACAACAGTCGAGTTCGGCTCTACACGTGCCTGGTTACCCATGCACAGCGAGCAGCCCGGCATTTCCATGCGCGCGCCAGCCTTGCCGTAGATGCCGTAGTAGCCTTCTTCGGTCAGTTGGTGAGCGTCCATCTTGGTCGGCGGCGACAGCCACAGACGGGTTGGCAGCTGACCCTTGACCTGTTCCAGCAGTTTACCGGCAGCGCGGAAGTGACCGATGTTGGTCATGCACGAACCGATGAACACTTCGTCGATCTTCTCGCCAGCAACGCTGGAGAGCAGGCGAGCGTCGTCCGGATCGTTCGGCGCGCAGAGCACAGGCTCGTTGATGTCGGCCAGATCGATTTCGATGATTTCAGCGTATTCGGCGTCGGCATCGGCTTCCATCAGTTCAGGGTTGGCAACCCAGGCTTCCATCGCTTGTGCACGGCGTTCCAGGGTGCGCGCATCGCCGTAGCCTTCGCCGATCATCCAGCGCAGCAGGGTGATGTTGGAGTTCAGGTACTCGGTGATCGACTCTTTCGACAGCTTGATGGTGCAACCGGCAGCCGAACGTTCGGCCGAGGCGTCGGACAGCTCGAAAGCTTGCTCCAGCGTCAGACCTTCCAGGCCTTCGATTTCCAGGATGCGGCCGGAGAAGGCGTTTTTCTTGCCTTTCTTCTCGACAGTCAGCAGACCGTTCTGGATGGCGAAGTAAGGAATGGCATGAACCAGGTCACGCAGGGTGATGCCAGGTTTCATTTTGCCTTTGAAGCGCACCAGGATCGATTCCGGCATGTCCAGCGGCATAACCCCGGTGGCAGCGGCGAACGCGACCAGACCGGAACCGGCCGGGAACGAAATGCCCATCGGGAAACGGGTGTGCGAGTCACCACCGGTGCCGACAGTGTCTGGCAGCAGCATACGGTTCAGCCACGAGTGGATGATGCCGTCGCCCGGACGCAGGGAAACACCGCCGCGGGTCATGATGAAGTCAGGCAGGGTGTGGTGGGTGGTCACGTCGATCGGCTTTGGATAAGCCGCGGTGTGGCAGAACGACTGCATCACCAGATCAGCGGAGAAGCCCAGGCACGCCAGGTCTTTCAGTTCGTCACGGGTCATTGGACCGGTGGTGTCCTGAGAACCTACGGTGGTCATCTTCGGTTCGCAGTAGGTGCCAGGACGAACGCCTTGGCCTTCTGCCAGACCGCAAGCCTTGCCGACCATTTTCTGCGCCAGGGTGAAACCCTTGGTGCTTTCAGCTGGAGCTTCAGGCTTCTTGAACAGGTCGAACGCTGGCAGACCCAGTTCGGCGCGAGCCTTCTCGGTCAGGCCACGGCCGATGATCAGCGGGATACGGCCGCCGGCGCGAACTTCGTCCAACAGGACCGGAGTCTTCATTTCGAAGGTGGTCAGGACTTCGTCGGTGCCGTGCTTGCAGACTTTGCCAGCATGCGGGTACAGGTCGATCACGTCGCCCATGTGCATGTTGGAAACGTCGAATTCGATTGGCAGTGCGCCGGCATCTTCCATGGTGTTGTAGAAGATCGGAGCGATTTTGCTGCCGAAGCAGAAACCGCCGGCACGCTTGTTCGGTACATAAGGAACGTCGTCGCCGAAGAACCACAGTACGGAGTTGGTTGCCGATTTACGCGAAGAACCGGTACCGACCACGTCACCGACGTAGGCGATTGGGAAACCGGCGTTGCGCATTTCTTCGATCTGCTTCATCGGACCGGTGACGCCTTGTGCGTCAGGCACGATGCCGTCGCGAGCCATTTTCAGCATGGCCAGGGCGTGCAGCGGGATGTCCGGGCGGGACCAGGCATCAGGAGCAGGGGACAGGTCGTCGGTGTTGGTTTCGCCAGTCACCTTGAACACGCGCAGGCTGATCTTGTCGGCCAGGGTAGGGCGGTTCTTGAACCACTCGCCGTCAGCCCAGGATTGCAGCACGCCTTGAGCGTGAGCATTGCCTTTCTTGGCGCGTTCAGCGACGTCGTGGAACGCATCGAACATCAGCAGGGTGTGCTTGAGTTCTTTGGCCGCTACTGGAGCCAGTTCGGCGTCGTCCAGCAGGTTAACCAGAGTCACGATGTTATAGCCGCCCTGCATGGTGCCGAGCAGTTCAACAGCGCGCTTCTTGTCGATCAGGGGGGATTTGGCTTCGCCTTTGGCGATGGCGGACAGGAAGCCGGCCTTGACATAGGCTGCTTCGTCCACTCCAGGCGGAACGCGATTGGTGATCAGGTCAACGAGGAATGCTTCTTCGCCAGCCGGGGGATTTTTCAGCAGCTCGACCAGGCCTGCAGTTTGTTCGGCGTTAAGCGGCTGGGGAACGATACCCAGTGCTGCACGCTCTTCGATATGTTTGCGGTAGGCTTCAAGCACAGTTATTACCCTCATCAGTGGTCCCAAATGGGTGTCCGGGACGCTCATCCCGAAATTGCCGTACTCATGCGCTGCATGGCGTTGTGAGCCACTTAGCCAGAATTACCGACAATTCCTTACAGAAGCTGCTTTCAAAGTTTTACGCCTGCAGAACGGGAGCTGATGAGGGTTGGCGTTGGGCTTTTCCCCGCTGGAAAAACCCCTCGCCAACACCGCTCTGAAGGAACGACTGTGCTCGTGACGCTTTGAAAACAGCTTCTAACGGACATTGGCGCCTAAAAAGGCAGGCTGATTCTACGGCAAAAAAAAATTAAAGGTAAGTCAGTGTTTATTGGACTTTGGTGGTGGCGCTCAGCACGGGTCCATTGACCATAACCCCTTAACTTTGAGGGGTGATGAATATCGGACAAAGGGCTAACATGCCGGCCTGTTTTGCTTTTTCGCGTTCTGCCTACCTATGCCCAATCAGACCATCAAGACCCCCTGCGTCGGCCTTTGCTCCACTGTTTACGGTGACCTGGTGTGCCGTGGCTGCAAGCGTTTCCACCATGAAGTGATTCACTGGAACGGCTACAACGAGGAAGAAAAACGCGCGGTGTGGCTGCGTCTTGAGCAACTGTTGTCCCAGGTAATGGCGGCCAAGGTGGAGATTTTCGACCCGGCCCTGCTCAGAACGCAGCTCGAACAACGCAAGATTCGCTTTGTGCCGCATCAGTCCGAGTATTGCTGGGCCTACCAGTTGATCGCGCGGGGCGCGCGGGTGATCAACAATCTGGAAGCCTACGGGATGGTGCTGCTACCGGAGTTCCGCGACTGGAACCTGCCGGAGTTGCGTGATGCCATTGATCGGGAGTTTTTCCTGCTCTCCGAGGCGCATTACCAGCGCTATATTGCGCCGGGGTTTCTGAAAGACGTCTTCGGCGGCTGACCTCCGATTTCTGTGGCGAGGGAGCTTGCTCCCGCTCGGCGGCGCAGCCGTCGCAAATCGAGCTGGCATTGTGCATCTGACAGAACGCAGGGGGTCGCTTCGCAACCCAACGGGAGCAAGCTCCCTCGCCACAAAGGTTGGCACTCTTCAATGCTTACCCGCAATCTCCTCCAGATGATCCTCGATCTCCTGCGGCTTAAGCACCAGCACATCGCTCTCCACCGCATCGAGCACCACTTCCGCCGTATTGCCGATCAACGTCCCTGAAAACCCGCTGCGCGCCACGGTGCCGATCACCGTCACCGCCGCCTGCAGCTTGTGCACCATGAACGGAATCAGCACATCGGCCGGGCCTTCCTCGATATGCAGGTGCTCATCGTCGATATCAAATTCCGCCTGGAACGCCTTGCACTGTTCGCGATAGCGCGCCGCGATGGTGTCGCTGAGCTGAAACGTCGGGTCGGCCGACGACAGCATCGGTGAAGGATGGGCGCTGATCACGTGCAAGTGAGCCTTGGCCAGGGTGGCGATGTCATAGCCGTGATCGATGATGGTGTTGTGCAGGTGGCGGTGTTCGGGGTCAGAGTTGCCGACATCGACAGCCGCCAGTATCACTTTGTCCTTCCACGAACCTGCGGTTTTCACCAGCAGCACCGGAGTCGGGCAATGGCGCAGCAACTTCCAGTCTGCGGGAGTCAACAGGGCTCTTTTCAGCGCACTGTCGGGGAAGTGCTGCTTGACCACCAGTCCGCAGCCTTCGGCCTGCTGCACATCGACGATGGTTTCATGCAGGCTCTCGTTCCAGGCCTGTTCGGTGGTCACACTGTAACCGTCCTCCAGCAATGCGGCCTTGAGCACACCGAGCATGCCGCTGTGATCATGTTTCGGATCGCACACCAGCAGGTGCAAATGCGCCTGGGTCACACCGGCAATCAACTTGGCCCGTTTGAGCGCCAGGCTTTCCGCGTGTTCGGGCTCGATGACCACCAGAATGCTGCGTATGGCTTGCATGATCGGGATCTCCTGAAAATGAAAAAGCACGGCGTTGCACAACTATAGTTGCTGCCCACAGGCCTGGGTGTTGATACATATCAACGGTCGGCGACTGGTGGTCTGCCCGCAGGCCGGTATAATCGGCGCCCTTCGTTTTGAACCTTTTATCCCGTGGGCCCCATGATCCTTCCCGAAATTCACGAATTCCTTGGCTGTCGCACCCCCGACGGCTGGGTCCAGGCTGCGCTGGCCGATCAGGAAACCCTGCTGATCGACCACAAGAATTGCGAATTCAAGGCTGCCAGCACCGCGCTGAGCCTCATTGCTAAATATCACTCCCACGTCGACCTGATCAACATGATGTCGCGCCTGGCCCGGGAAGAGCTGGTGCACCATGAACAAGTCATGCGCCTGATGAAAAAGCGCAAGATCGAGCTGCGCCAGTTGTCTGCCGGGCGTTACGCCTCGGGTTTGCGCAAAGTGGTGCGCAGTCACGAACCGGTGAAACTGGTGGATACGCTGGTGGTCGGCGCGTTCATCGAAGCCCGCAGCTGCGAGCGTTTCGAGGCTCTGGTGCCGCACCTGGACGAAGAACTGGGCAAGTTTTATTTCGGCCTGCTCAAAAGCGAAGCGCGGCATTTCCAGGGTTATCTGAAACTGGCTTACCAGTACGGCGACGTGAAGGACATTGCCCAGGTGATCGACAAGGTCCGTGCCGCCGAGCAGGAACTGATCGAGACGCCGGATGTGGAGTTCCGTTTTCACAGCGGTATACCTGCTGCGGCGTAAGCGGCGAAAAGTACCCGGGAAAAAATCGGCCATCCAGGCCGATTTTTTTTGCCATCAAAGAGGGGATCAGGTCACCGAGTGAGACACCTTTCTTTCAAGGATACTTACGATGAACGTTATTTTTGAGCGTTCATGGGTGTTGGCAAGATAAATATAAGGTGAGCCTTTTACAGTAAGTCCGCCTACATACTTTTTGTCTTCAGTCATTAGAGAGATGGGAGTATGAACAGTGCGCAAGTCTTTCAAGGTGACGGACTTGTTGTGCTGATCCATAAGTGTGAAAACTGTCGGCTCGTCATCTTCTGAGTCCACCGTGCCGAGCACTTCCAGCCAACGTTCGCTGACTTTCTTGTTGTAGTGTTCTCCTTCGTTCCTTATGGAAAGCACGTAGCCTGCGGTGGTGTGGAGAAAGTGCAGCTTCAACGGTTGCACCGGTCCGGACTGGGCATTTGGGCGGATGCCTAACAGACTCGAGTGATCACGTGTCTGGGGTTTTCCGGTAAAGAACCCGCCGCTGAACAAATTGACGGTGGCCAGTGCGGGCTTGCCATGAAGTTGTTCAAGTAAATTAACTTTGTGATCGAACATATTAAGTGTCGCGACAAACGATTGTTCAATGTCGATGTTCATTTTGCTATCCATGCTTATGATTTGATTTAGGGTTGTGCTGAACTCCTAGATTAAGCAGTTTTGTTTTTTGGCGTTAAGTAACGTGTATTGCAAAAGGTTTTGGAAGCTGATGCCCGGTGTTATTTACTCAATCCCAGTCGTTCATGCCATTGCGCAATCGACTCTTCGGGATAAACATCAAATTGTTTATCTCCCGGCCGCACCTTGGCCTCGACCCAAGGCGCCCTGGAGCTGAGCATCAAATGCGTATGCTCCGGCGGCACCGGCAACGGGGTATCGATGGCCGATGCGAAGGGGTGGATCAACTCCGGCCATTCCGGGCTGAACAGCCATAACCCCGAACCGCAAACCGAGCAGAAATGTCGCTCGGCACTGCTGCGGTGGGCACGTTGCTCACCTTCGCCCTTGAGCAGCGCATGGTATATCGCGATGTTTTTGCGCCCGCGTACTTTCAGGCTGTTGGCGTCGCCGGCAATGTTGATTGCATAACCGCCACCTCCCTGGGTCTTGCGGCAGATCGAGCAATAGCAGCGTTGATAGGGGTAGGGGTGGGCGCTGGCCAGACTGAACGACACTGCGCCGCAATGGCAGGAGCCTTCGAGTTGCATGGCGACCTCCGGCAGGTCTTGGGATTTATCCCATCAGCCTAGACCGGTACCAGAATCGCATCGCCGGTTGCGACCAATTTCAGTTGATCTCCCGTTTGCGCGAACAGCTCGGCGCGGGCAAAGACCTGCTTTTTTCCGGCCTTGACGACCTTGCCCCGAGCGATGAAAACCTCACCGACAGCGGGCGCCAGGCAGTTGACCGTGAAGTGTGAAGCCAGGACATTGCCGGCGACCGTTCCAGCGGCGAAACCGCACGCCGTGTCGAGCATTGCTCCGATCAGGCCGGCATGCAGGAACCCGGCATATTGCGCCATGTCCTCTTCACGAAACGCCAGGCTGAGTTCGGCTTCACCGCTCTCCGCGCGGGTGACTTCGAAGCCAGCCCAGCGGTTGAAGGCTGAGGTTGAGTTGATTTGCTTGAGTGTGTTGAGCATGTCGAATCCCTCCGGTTGAGAGAGCAACATGCGCCGGGATGGTGGCGGTGTCATCGTTGATCAGGAACGGTGATAGTCAGCCGGGATTGTGGTGAATGGGCCGGCCTCATCGCCAGCAGGGCTAGCTCCCACATTGGATCTGTGGCCTTCACAAATTCCCTGTGGGAGCTAGCCCTGCTGGCGATGAACGATAACGCGGACCCACTGGACGACCATGGTCCATCAGGTCAGCATGAACACCCCCGAATCCCGGACCTGACCCGATGCGACGCTTACCCTCCCTGGCAG of the Pseudomonas sp. MAG733B genome contains:
- a CDS encoding serine/threonine transporter, with the translated sequence MNDQANSVNERYVDATPATLSSWNRQDTTWMLGLFGTAIGAGTLFLPINAGLGGFWPLLILALLAFPMTFYAHRGLTRFVLSGREGADITEVVEEHFGIRAGALITLLYFFAIFPILLIYSVALTNTVGSFLEHQLHIMPPPRAVLSLVLILGLLAVVRCGEQLIVKAMSLMVYPFIVALLFLAVFLIPHWNGGILTTATTLPEPSALLHTLWLAIPVMVFSFNHSPIISAFAVDQKRRYGEHAEQRSSQILSRAHALMVVMVLFFVFSCVLTLSPAQLAEAKAQNLSILSYLANHFSNPTIAFAAPLIAFVAISKSFLGHYIGASEGLKGLIVKSGKRPSAKTLDRIVAAFMLVVCWIVATLNPSILRMIEAFGGPVIAAILFLMPMYAIRKVPAMARYRGQASNVFVVAVGLVAISALIYSLSA
- a CDS encoding TetR/AcrR family transcriptional regulator → MPRVSRKQADLNREIIVDAATRLFRERGLHGISVVDVMAAAGLTHGGFYGHFESKEALAREASERAFKQVGERWRERAATGEDKADARKALIDPYLSTHSRDNPGESCPVVAFAGDMCHESADSGLREPFMAGLNRLLDSFGKLMDSDDPEENRQQALVQYSMMVGALTLARATRGEALSDEILEATRRFLTDEKPESPASC
- a CDS encoding GFA family protein; this translates as MQLEGSCHCGAVSFSLASAHPYPYQRCYCSICRKTQGGGGYAINIAGDANSLKVRGRKNIAIYHALLKGEGEQRAHRSSAERHFCSVCGSGLWLFSPEWPELIHPFASAIDTPLPVPPEHTHLMLSSRAPWVEAKVRPGDKQFDVYPEESIAQWHERLGLSK
- the acnB gene encoding bifunctional aconitate hydratase 2/2-methylisocitrate dehydratase, producing MLEAYRKHIEERAALGIVPQPLNAEQTAGLVELLKNPPAGEEAFLVDLITNRVPPGVDEAAYVKAGFLSAIAKGEAKSPLIDKKRAVELLGTMQGGYNIVTLVNLLDDAELAPVAAKELKHTLLMFDAFHDVAERAKKGNAHAQGVLQSWADGEWFKNRPTLADKISLRVFKVTGETNTDDLSPAPDAWSRPDIPLHALAMLKMARDGIVPDAQGVTGPMKQIEEMRNAGFPIAYVGDVVGTGSSRKSATNSVLWFFGDDVPYVPNKRAGGFCFGSKIAPIFYNTMEDAGALPIEFDVSNMHMGDVIDLYPHAGKVCKHGTDEVLTTFEMKTPVLLDEVRAGGRIPLIIGRGLTEKARAELGLPAFDLFKKPEAPAESTKGFTLAQKMVGKACGLAEGQGVRPGTYCEPKMTTVGSQDTTGPMTRDELKDLACLGFSADLVMQSFCHTAAYPKPIDVTTHHTLPDFIMTRGGVSLRPGDGIIHSWLNRMLLPDTVGTGGDSHTRFPMGISFPAGSGLVAFAAATGVMPLDMPESILVRFKGKMKPGITLRDLVHAIPYFAIQNGLLTVEKKGKKNAFSGRILEIEGLEGLTLEQAFELSDASAERSAAGCTIKLSKESITEYLNSNITLLRWMIGEGYGDARTLERRAQAMEAWVANPELMEADADAEYAEIIEIDLADINEPVLCAPNDPDDARLLSSVAGEKIDEVFIGSCMTNIGHFRAAGKLLEQVKGQLPTRLWLSPPTKMDAHQLTEEGYYGIYGKAGARMEMPGCSLCMGNQARVEPNSTVVSTSTRNFPNRLGDGANVYLASAELASVASIMGRLPTVEEYMEYAGKIDSMAADVYRYLSFDQIAEFREAAANANIPVVQA
- the miaE gene encoding tRNA isopentenyl-2-thiomethyl-A-37 hydroxylase MiaE, whose product is MILPEIHEFLGCRTPDGWVQAALADQETLLIDHKNCEFKAASTALSLIAKYHSHVDLINMMSRLAREELVHHEQVMRLMKKRKIELRQLSAGRYASGLRKVVRSHEPVKLVDTLVVGAFIEARSCERFEALVPHLDEELGKFYFGLLKSEARHFQGYLKLAYQYGDVKDIAQVIDKVRAAEQELIETPDVEFRFHSGIPAAA
- a CDS encoding PaaI family thioesterase, with product MLNTLKQINSTSAFNRWAGFEVTRAESGEAELSLAFREEDMAQYAGFLHAGLIGAMLDTACGFAAGTVAGNVLASHFTVNCLAPAVGEVFIARGKVVKAGKKQVFARAELFAQTGDQLKLVATGDAILVPV
- a CDS encoding DUF1289 domain-containing protein, with translation MPNQTIKTPCVGLCSTVYGDLVCRGCKRFHHEVIHWNGYNEEEKRAVWLRLEQLLSQVMAAKVEIFDPALLRTQLEQRKIRFVPHQSEYCWAYQLIARGARVINNLEAYGMVLLPEFRDWNLPELRDAIDREFFLLSEAHYQRYIAPGFLKDVFGG
- a CDS encoding universal stress protein is translated as MQAIRSILVVIEPEHAESLALKRAKLIAGVTQAHLHLLVCDPKHDHSGMLGVLKAALLEDGYSVTTEQAWNESLHETIVDVQQAEGCGLVVKQHFPDSALKRALLTPADWKLLRHCPTPVLLVKTAGSWKDKVILAAVDVGNSDPEHRHLHNTIIDHGYDIATLAKAHLHVISAHPSPMLSSADPTFQLSDTIAARYREQCKAFQAEFDIDDEHLHIEEGPADVLIPFMVHKLQAAVTVIGTVARSGFSGTLIGNTAEVVLDAVESDVLVLKPQEIEDHLEEIAGKH
- a CDS encoding tautomerase family protein, coding for MPLVRVDLKKQQDPTYAKRVGQLIYAALRSAIDVPENDNFQILNEHDEQHFIFDPQYLGIQRTDNLVIIQITLSEGRTLEKKKLLYKTIVDGLNEQLAVRPEDVFINLVEVKKENWSFGNGIAQYAL